In one window of Rhizobium oryzihabitans DNA:
- a CDS encoding class I SAM-dependent methyltransferase → MSRLDSFIRRLTAQRDILNHVEADLDLPEGAIMEIGLGNGRTFNHLRELFPERRIVAFDRAMGAHASSVPPQEDLVIGEISQTAPAFIGAEAALVHADIGTGYPEKDAITLTWLTDLAAGMLAKGGVAVSGLPLDHPVLKPLPVPESVPTDRYFLYRKI, encoded by the coding sequence ATGAGCAGACTGGACAGTTTCATTCGCCGGTTGACCGCGCAGCGGGATATCCTCAACCACGTCGAGGCCGATCTCGATCTTCCGGAGGGGGCGATTATGGAAATCGGGCTTGGAAACGGGCGCACATTCAATCATTTGCGGGAACTGTTTCCGGAGCGCCGCATCGTTGCCTTCGACAGGGCCATGGGGGCACACGCCTCCTCCGTTCCGCCTCAGGAAGATCTCGTGATCGGCGAAATATCGCAAACCGCTCCGGCCTTCATCGGTGCTGAGGCGGCGCTGGTGCATGCCGATATCGGTACCGGCTATCCCGAGAAGGATGCCATCACCCTGACATGGCTTACTGATCTTGCTGCGGGCATGCTCGCAAAGGGGGGCGTTGCGGTCAGCGGTCTGCCTCTCGATCATCCCGTGTTGAAGCCGCTGCCGGTGCCGGAAAGCGTGCCGACCGACCGCTATTTTCTCTACCGAAAGATTTGA
- a CDS encoding adenylate/guanylate cyclase domain-containing protein, with translation MIRFFSETNLRRARILSGLIIFAFVFSHLFNHSLALISIDTAERARKWFSLIWLNPVSSLLFYGSVVVHVCLVLRSLYQRRTLRMPLREALQVIFGLSIPFLIIGHAVNIRVSHMLYGIDVGYYSVIRRLWINNPIQGMWQSLALIVIWVHGCIGLYFWLRYRDWYPRIAGLFMTVAVMLPLLALLGFSDAGRWLAEIDEKYALPPGLTDNTIQKDELPLQREMETRIRFITGATETLFAGAVMLVFVLRGVRSFRQRLTAIEIRYEHGAQARVPAGLSILEASRLAGIPHYSVCGGKGRCSTCRVRVVGSKGPLPPPGDIEQTTLRRIHADSDVRLGCQLRPNHDLGVALLVSPPQQSDLPADAQPARPGTEEEIAILFCDLRNFTTLSEAKLPYDVVFLLNRYFTIVGQAVEQAGGHLDKFIGDGAMALFGLGDNAENACRNAMKAAAIILRELSILNEGLEKQFAVRLEVVVGIHVGPTIVGIMGYGAAKTLTAIGDTVNVASRLESKAKEFGAAIVVSEPAIIQAGQEIADLRSEKIAIRGRNSQMKVFLLSKEESERYL, from the coding sequence ATGATCCGTTTCTTTTCGGAGACCAATTTGAGACGCGCCCGGATTTTATCCGGCCTCATCATATTTGCTTTCGTCTTTTCCCATCTTTTCAACCATTCCCTTGCACTCATCTCCATCGATACCGCCGAGCGGGCGCGGAAATGGTTCAGCCTGATATGGCTCAATCCCGTCAGCAGCCTGCTTTTTTATGGCTCGGTTGTGGTGCATGTCTGTCTTGTTCTGCGCTCGCTTTATCAGCGTCGAACCCTGCGCATGCCGCTTCGTGAAGCGCTTCAGGTCATATTCGGCCTGTCGATCCCATTTCTGATCATTGGCCATGCCGTCAATATCCGTGTATCGCATATGCTTTATGGCATTGATGTCGGCTACTACTCGGTCATCCGCCGGCTGTGGATCAACAACCCGATACAGGGCATGTGGCAGAGCCTCGCATTGATCGTGATCTGGGTTCACGGATGCATCGGCCTCTATTTCTGGCTGCGTTACCGGGACTGGTATCCGCGCATAGCCGGGCTGTTCATGACGGTGGCGGTGATGCTTCCCCTTCTGGCACTCCTCGGCTTCAGCGATGCCGGTCGCTGGCTGGCGGAGATCGATGAAAAATACGCCCTTCCTCCTGGACTGACCGACAATACCATTCAGAAAGACGAACTGCCGCTGCAACGGGAAATGGAGACGCGGATCCGCTTTATCACCGGCGCGACGGAGACCCTGTTCGCCGGCGCGGTGATGCTGGTATTCGTGCTGCGCGGTGTGCGCAGCTTCCGGCAACGGCTGACGGCCATCGAAATCCGCTACGAACATGGCGCGCAGGCGCGTGTACCGGCAGGGCTCAGCATTCTGGAAGCCAGCCGGCTGGCGGGCATCCCGCATTATTCCGTCTGCGGCGGCAAAGGACGTTGCTCGACCTGCCGTGTCAGAGTTGTCGGCAGCAAGGGTCCGCTTCCGCCTCCCGGAGATATCGAGCAAACCACGTTGAGACGTATCCACGCCGATTCGGATGTGCGCCTCGGCTGTCAGCTGCGGCCCAACCATGATCTCGGAGTTGCACTTCTCGTATCGCCACCGCAACAAAGCGACCTGCCGGCGGATGCCCAACCCGCACGACCCGGCACGGAAGAGGAGATCGCCATCCTATTCTGCGATCTGCGCAATTTCACCACGCTTTCCGAAGCCAAGCTGCCCTACGACGTCGTATTTCTCCTGAACCGCTACTTCACCATCGTCGGCCAGGCCGTCGAACAGGCTGGCGGCCATCTCGACAAATTTATCGGCGACGGTGCAATGGCCCTCTTCGGACTTGGCGATAACGCGGAAAATGCCTGCCGCAATGCCATGAAGGCGGCCGCGATCATCTTGCGGGAACTTTCCATCCTGAACGAGGGCCTGGAAAAGCAGTTTGCCGTCCGGCTGGAAGTGGTGGTCGGCATCCACGTCGGCCCCACAATCGTCGGCATCATGGGGTATGGCGCGGCGAAGACCCTGACCGCGATTGGCGACACTGTAAACGTCGCAAGCAGGCTGGAGTCCAAGGCAAAGGAATTCGGCGCCGCCATCGTCGTTTCCGAACCGGCCATCATTCAGGCGGGCCAGGAAATCGCCGATCTGCGAAGTGAAAAAATCGCCATTCGCGGACGAAACTCGCAAATGAAGGTCTTCCTGCTCTCCAAGGAAGAGAGCGAACGCTATCTATGA
- a CDS encoding nucleotide sugar dehydrogenase, whose product MTSPDVSQTLLSSIENKSARAGVIGLGYVGLPLAMTIAKAGFRVVGFDIDPGKITAIDAGRSYIEAVSDDVLSSVRRNDGFVATSDFSRLAECDVIAICVPTPLTKYREPDLSYVEKTCRDIAAHLRKGQLVVLESTTYPGTTDGVVKTILESTGLVSGVDFFIGFSPEREDPGNRDFETSTIPKVVAGDGEAAGKLMAAFYGSVVKKIVPVSTNATAEAVKITENVFRAVNIALVNELKVVYEAMGIDIWEVIDAAKTKPFGFMPFYPGPGLGGHCIPIDPFYLTWKSREYELPTRFIELAGEINTGMPRHVIGRVAEALDIHSGRALSRSKVLVVGLAYKKNVPDIRESPSLKLIELIQERGGEAAYYDPHVAEIPKTREYSHLMGMKSVAWDRQSIGAFDAVLVATDHDNVDYAALCEWSPLIIDTRNVFARRDIAAKHIIKA is encoded by the coding sequence TTGACTTCCCCAGATGTCTCCCAGACCCTGCTTTCCAGCATCGAAAACAAGAGCGCCAGAGCGGGCGTGATCGGCCTTGGCTATGTCGGCCTGCCGCTTGCCATGACAATTGCCAAGGCCGGTTTCAGGGTCGTCGGTTTTGATATCGATCCCGGTAAAATTACCGCGATCGATGCGGGCCGCAGCTATATCGAGGCCGTGTCGGACGACGTGCTTTCAAGTGTCCGGCGCAATGACGGCTTCGTCGCAACCTCCGATTTTTCCAGGCTGGCCGAATGTGATGTAATCGCCATCTGCGTGCCGACGCCCTTGACGAAATATCGCGAGCCGGACCTTTCCTATGTCGAAAAGACCTGCCGGGATATTGCCGCCCATCTTCGCAAGGGGCAGCTCGTCGTTCTGGAATCGACCACCTATCCCGGTACGACCGACGGTGTGGTAAAGACCATTCTGGAAAGCACCGGGCTTGTTTCCGGCGTCGATTTCTTCATCGGCTTTTCGCCCGAACGGGAAGATCCCGGCAATCGCGATTTCGAGACCTCGACCATTCCGAAGGTCGTCGCAGGTGATGGTGAGGCTGCCGGAAAACTGATGGCCGCTTTTTACGGTTCGGTGGTCAAGAAGATCGTTCCGGTTTCCACAAACGCCACGGCCGAGGCCGTCAAGATTACCGAAAACGTCTTTCGCGCCGTCAATATCGCCCTCGTCAACGAACTCAAGGTCGTCTACGAGGCAATGGGCATCGATATCTGGGAAGTGATCGACGCGGCGAAAACCAAGCCGTTCGGTTTCATGCCGTTTTATCCCGGTCCGGGTCTCGGTGGCCATTGCATACCGATCGACCCCTTCTACCTCACCTGGAAATCGCGGGAATACGAGTTGCCGACGCGGTTCATCGAACTTGCCGGCGAAATCAACACCGGCATGCCGCGCCATGTCATCGGGCGGGTGGCGGAAGCGCTCGATATCCATTCCGGCAGGGCGCTCAGCCGCTCAAAGGTGCTGGTCGTCGGTCTCGCCTACAAGAAGAACGTGCCCGATATTCGTGAAAGTCCCTCGCTGAAACTCATCGAGCTCATCCAGGAGCGTGGCGGCGAAGCTGCCTATTATGATCCGCACGTGGCTGAAATCCCGAAAACCCGGGAATATAGCCACCTGATGGGCATGAAATCCGTGGCATGGGACAGGCAGTCGATCGGCGCCTTTGATGCCGTTCTCGTCGCGACGGATCACGACAATGTCGACTATGCCGCTCTTTGCGAGTGGTCGCCGCTGATCATCGATACGCGAAATGTCTTCGCGCGCCGGGATATAGCCGCAAAACACATCATCAAGGCCTGA
- a CDS encoding MBL fold metallo-hydrolase: MAFDSDTASRESNRNFRVKIWGARGTLPVSGENFRKYGGNTICIEVRCGDHVLLFDAGSGLHPAGLALRAEGITDVNLFFSHCHYDHIVGFPYFKPFYNSSNDVAIWSGHLAGTMTTRQMLREFMSPPWFPVPLEVCCAKMATRDFMPGDALDVHPGLTIRTGMLNHPGNAIGYRLDWEGKSLAIITDTEHEPGNTDNNVLDLIRDVDLFLYDAMFTEEEMSLYRGYGHSSWQEAIRLAKLAGARNVGFIHHAPSRSDDELDDIEKQAKSQFSGAFAAMDGQIIEL; this comes from the coding sequence ATGGCGTTCGATTCCGACACAGCAAGTCGGGAAAGTAATAGAAATTTTCGGGTAAAGATCTGGGGTGCGCGGGGAACGCTTCCTGTTTCAGGTGAAAACTTCCGAAAATACGGCGGAAATACCATCTGCATCGAGGTACGATGCGGAGATCACGTACTTTTGTTCGATGCCGGATCGGGATTGCATCCCGCTGGTCTGGCGTTGCGGGCGGAAGGCATTACCGACGTCAACCTGTTCTTCTCGCACTGTCATTACGACCATATTGTCGGCTTCCCCTATTTCAAGCCGTTTTATAACAGCTCCAATGATGTCGCCATCTGGTCAGGTCACCTCGCCGGCACCATGACGACACGGCAAATGCTCCGCGAATTCATGAGCCCGCCGTGGTTCCCCGTGCCACTGGAAGTCTGCTGCGCAAAGATGGCGACGCGGGACTTCATGCCGGGTGATGCGCTCGATGTGCATCCGGGACTGACGATCAGGACCGGAATGCTCAACCATCCAGGCAACGCCATCGGTTACCGTCTGGACTGGGAAGGAAAATCCCTTGCCATCATCACCGATACCGAGCACGAGCCGGGCAATACCGACAATAACGTCCTCGACCTGATCAGGGACGTCGATCTTTTCCTTTATGACGCCATGTTCACCGAGGAGGAGATGAGCCTTTACCGCGGTTATGGCCACTCATCCTGGCAGGAGGCAATCCGCCTCGCAAAGCTCGCGGGCGCAAGAAATGTCGGCTTCATCCATCATGCCCCAAGCCGCAGCGACGACGAACTGGACGATATCGAAAAACAGGCAAAGTCTCAGTTCAGCGGCGCATTCGCGGCCATGGATGGCCAGATTATAGAACTCTGA
- a CDS encoding cyclic nucleotide-binding domain-containing protein gives MLFKDEIQMLKRVPFFSEMEPSKLKLLAFASDRVSYHTGDVLFRQGDVGDAAYVLLTGKVDVLVDSPSGTLKVAEMTGNAIVGEIAILCDSVRTATIRASTDVEALRIGKEQFFKLMSDFPDITIKVMRVLAERLTQTTTELSKARANART, from the coding sequence ATGCTATTCAAAGACGAAATTCAGATGTTGAAACGAGTCCCATTTTTTTCGGAAATGGAACCGTCAAAACTTAAACTGCTCGCATTTGCATCAGACCGCGTGTCCTATCACACCGGTGATGTTCTGTTTCGGCAGGGAGATGTCGGAGATGCGGCCTACGTTCTTTTGACCGGAAAAGTCGATGTTCTGGTCGATTCCCCATCGGGCACGCTGAAAGTGGCCGAAATGACCGGCAATGCGATCGTCGGCGAAATCGCCATTCTCTGCGACAGCGTCAGAACGGCAACCATCCGCGCTTCGACCGATGTGGAAGCGCTGCGGATCGGCAAGGAACAATTCTTCAAGCTCATGTCCGATTTCCCCGACATCACGATCAAGGTCATGCGCGTTCTTGCCGAACGCCTCACCCAGACGACGACGGAACTGAGCAAAGCACGCGCAAACGCCAGAACATGA